A stretch of Lepidochelys kempii isolate rLepKem1 chromosome 14, rLepKem1.hap2, whole genome shotgun sequence DNA encodes these proteins:
- the LOC140897765 gene encoding olfactory receptor 14A16-like, with translation MSNQTTMTEFLLLGFSDIWELQILHVLVFLVIYLAALVGNLLIFMAIAFDHHLHTPMYFFLMNLSIVDLGSISVTIPKSMANSLMNTKSISYAGCVAQVFFLLFLLGADFSLLTIMAYDRYVAICQPLHYEAIMNSRTCVQLAAGSWISGILCSMLHTGNTFALTFCGGNMVDQFFCEIPQLLKLTCSDSYLSEVGFLVFSVCLVLGFFVFIIVSYVQIFKSVLRIPSEQGRHKAFSTCLPHLAVVSLFIFTGLFAYLKPTSSSPSALDLVMAVLYSMVPPMMNPIIYSMKNKEIKAALRRLLGQRYSPKNKMAIFLP, from the exons ATGTCCAACCAAACCACCATGACCGAGTTCCTTCTCCTGGGATTCTCTGACATTTGGGAGCTGCAGATTTTGCACGTTCTGGTGTTTCTAGTGATTTACCTGGCAGCCCTGGTGGGGAATCTTCTTATCTTCATGGCCATAGCCTTCGACCAccaccttcacacccccatgtacttcttcctgatgAATCTGTCCATCGTAGACCTTGGCTCCATCTCTGTCACCATTCCCAAATCCATGGCCAACTCCCTCATGAACACCAAGTCCATTTCCTATGCTGGATGTGTTGCCCAagtctttttcctcctcttcttgcTGGGAGCGGATTTTTCCCTTCTCACCATCATGGCATATGACCGATATGTCGCCATCTGCCAACCACTGCACTATGAGGCAATAATGAACAGCCGAACTTGTGTCCAACTTGCAGCTGGTTCCTGGATCAGTGGGATTCTCTGCTCTATGCTACACACCGGGAACACGTTTGCATTGACCTTCTGTGGAGGCAACATGGTGGATCAGTTCTTCTGTGAAATCCCCCAGCTACTGAAGCTCACCTGTTCTGACTCATATCTAAGTGAAGTTGGGTTTCTTGTCTTTAGTGTGTGTTTAGTCTTAGGCTTCTTTGTTTTTATCATTGTGTCGTATGTTCAGATCTTCAAATCAGTGCTCAGGATCCCCTCTGAGCAGGGCCGAcataaagccttctccacctgccttcCTCACCTCGCTGTAGTATCCCTGTTTATTTTCACTGGCTTATTTGCTTACCTAAAACCCACCTCCAGTTCCCCATCTGCTCTGGATCTTGTGATGGCTGTTCTCTATTCCATGGTGCCACCAATGATGAATCCAATTATCTACAGCATGAAGAACAAAGAGATCAAAGCTGCCCTTAGGAGACT ATTGGGTCAACGCTATTCTCCAAAAAATAAAATGGCCATCTTTCTCCCATGA